AGGTGCCATTATAGCTTTGGAGGAATCATCTTCAAAAAAGCTTATTGATCCGAAAAGTTTGAGAGGAAAAGTGGAAGAAGCTCTCGGTAAAGAAAAATACAAAGAGTTCTCTGATGAACTTTTTAAACTTTCTAGTGAGCTTGCCTTTGAAGCGGAAAGTTATTATGGCGAGACGGATGCAGAAAAATTTAATAAAGAGACGGAATACCTCTTGCTAAACTTGCAAGAAGAAAATTTGAAAAAAGAATTGGCGGATCTTATGTCTGAAATGAAAGTCGCCGAGAACGCCAAAGAGTCGGACAAAGCAATTTCGCTTTTAAAGCGGTGTGACGATATTACGAAGTTGTTACATAAAATAAAGACGGAGAAAAACAAAAAGTTTAAGTAAATATTATTAGTTATAAATCTAAATCGAATGAAGAAGAAGACCCAAAAAATAAAAAAAACCTCGAAGACAAAATCAGCAAAGAAGAAGGCCAAAAGAGTTGTTAAAAAACCGATAAAGGTAGCAAAAGTTACAGCCAAAAGGAAAGAGCTTGATATGAGAGGAGAAAGGCTTCTTGCAAAAGGTAGGGAGAGGGGCTTTATCACGTATGATGAAATTTTGAAAGAATTTCCCAAGATTGAAAGCGATGTGATGTTTTTGGACGAACTTTATAATAAACTCACTGTTGGTGGAATAGATGTTCTTGAAGGAGGTGGAATGCTTGGTTTTAATGAAGATCAGGTTAAAAAATATACTTATGGAGGCAAGTCCGCAGATGCAAGTTATGACTCCATTCAGATTTATCTGAAAGAGATTGGCCAGTATCCCCTTATCAATGCTTCAATGGAGAAAGACCTTGCTAGGAAAATTCAAAATGGCGACATAGAGGCAAAAAATCTTCTCGCAAAAGCCAACTTGAGACTTGTTGTTTCTATTGCAAAAAAATATGTTGGTAGGAGCGCTGACCTTACGCTTCTGGATTTGATACAGGAAGGAAACCTCGGTCTTTTTAAGGCTGTTGATAAATTTGATTGGACAAAGGGCTATAAGTTTTCTACTTATGCTACTTGGTGGATAAGACAGGCTATTACAAGAGCTCTTGCCGATCAATCAAGAACTATTCGTGTGCCAGTGCACATGGTTGAGACGATCGCAAAATACAAACAAGTTTACAGAAGGCTTTCACAGGATTTGGGCAGAGAACCGATGCCAGATGAAATTGCTACAGAGATGGGTCTTGAAGTCGAAAAGGTTTATATGATAGAGAAAATTGATCAAGACACAGTGTCGCTTGAAGCACCGGTAGGGGATGACAGCGATGATGGCAAGTCCACACTCGGTGATTTTGTTGCGGATGATAAAATCCTTTCGCCCGATCAGGAATCTTCACGTAGGATCCTAGCTGACCAAGTAAAAGAAATCCTCGGTGATCTTTCACTTAAAGAGAGGAAAATTCTTGAAATGAGACATGGACTAAATGATGGTATAACCCATACTCTCGAAGAAGTTGGAAAGGAATTTGGAGTCACTAGAGAGCGCATAAGACAGATTGAAGCTAAAGCTCACGAAAAAATCCGACAGCACGAAAAGATAAATAGGTTACAGAGTTATTAAAACCCTTGCTTTTTATTTAAAAATAATGTAAAATAGCAATATCAGTTTAGTAAGGAGAACAGAATAATACCAATAAATAAAAAATGGGAAAATTTAATAGAGATGGTGGAAGTGGTTTTGGCGGGAATCGCGGAGGTGGCTCCAGTTTTGGAGGTGGTAGAAGAGATGGGGGTTTTAGAGGAGGTGAAAGAAGGGAAGTTGTGATGCATGACGCAGTTTGCGATGAATGTCATCAAGCTTGTCAGATCCCTTTCAGACCAAGTGGCGACAAACCAGTTTACTGTAAAGATTGCTTTATGAAAAAAGGTGGAGGCCCGTCAAGACCTTCGAGGGACAATGGTCCAAGAAGAGACTTCGGTAGACCGCAAAGCGCACCTAGCTTTGGTGGAAATAGGAGCGATGACGGTGTCAAAAAGCAATTGGAAGCAATGAATGTGAAATTAGACAGTCTGATAAGATCAATCGATGGTTTTGTTAAACCGACCAAAGTCGAAGAAAAGAAGACAATAGAAAAAGTTGCTGATAGAAAAATAAAGGTCAAAACAGTGGCTAAAAAGAAAACAATTAAAAAATAAAAAAATGGCAAAAAGAATAAGTACAAGAAGAAAAGCTTCACGTTCAAAAAAGACACAGAAACGTTTAGCTATAAAGAAAGTACGCTTGGTTTCAAAGAAGGCGGCAAGAAAAGCAAAACTTTCAAAGAGAATAAAGAAATCAAAATAATCACGAAAAACAGCCCCACACTTTTAAAAAGTGTGGGGCTGTTTTTAATGTTAGAAATGATATAATTAGGTCAATGAAAAAGAAGATAGTCTTAATAGTATGTCTGGCTGTCATTATATTAATAGCGGTCTTTTGGTCGTCAGAATCTAATTATAGTATTGTAGCGGACTATAAAGACGCAACATATTTGATAGATGGTAGAGAAGTACAGCTCACAAATGGCCTTGCGGAAGAAGAAAATACTCAAGGTTCGGCCTCAAAAACAATTATAAGGTATTTTGGCAATAAAGTAGCGGGGGATTTTAATGGAGATGGTACAAATGATACTGCTTTTCTTTTGACGCAAAATACTGGCGGTAGTGGGACTTTCTTTTATATAGCAGTTGCATTGGGTGACGGCGATGGCTATAAAGGTGCAAATGCGATCCTCCTTGGTGATAGGATAGCTCCTCAAACCACAGAATTTCGTGACGGAAAAATCATTGTAAATTATGCCGACCGTAAGGCCGATGAATCTTTTGCAGTAAGACCATCTATCGGTGTCAGTAGATATTTTGAGATTTCTGATGATAAACTTGTAGAAGCTAGTTCAAAGTAAATCTTTTTGTATTGTGATAGAATAATTTTATTGGTATGAATCTTTTGGAATTAAGAAAAGAAATAGATAGGATAGACGGCGAACTTTTGAGTGTATTGGTAGAAAGGATGAAACTCATACCGAAGGTCGCCGAATATAAGAAAGAAAACAATCTCCCGAGATATCAGCCGGAGCGAGAGAAAGAGATAATTAAAGTCAGGAAAGAATTAGCAGAAGAACTAAATCTCAATCCAGACTTGGTAGAGAAAATATACAAAGAGATAATTGAAGATGCACATAGAATAGAGAAGGAAATAATGGGGGAATAATTATGAAAATAGAAATTACTAAAAAAACAGGGTATCTTGGTCCCGAAGGTAGTAATTCTGAAGTGGCGGCCACGTCTTTAGTTCAGTCTGGTAAAATTATTCCGATTGATACTATTACTAATATCATAAAGAAGGTGAAAGACGGAGATCTGGATTCTGGTGTTGTCCCAATAGAGAATTCTATTCAGGGAAGTGTAGTAGAGACAGTAGATGGTTTATATAAAAATAAATTATTTATTCAACAAGAACTTATTATACCTATTAGGCATTGTGTTGCCAGTCTCACATCTAAAATCATACCTGACAAGATTGAGATGGTTATATCTCACCCTCAAGCTTTAGGTCAATGTTCTGAATATATAGATAAGTATTTTCCTAATGCTAAAAGGATAACGACTACAAGTACTGCCGAAGCTTTTAAAAAGATTGCAGAGGAAGGTTTGTTGAATGCGGTTGCTATAGGTACAAAAGTCGCTGCCGATAAGTATAAATTGAAGATTCTCGCAGAAAATATACAAGACGAAGAAAATAATGAGACAAAGTTCGTCTTAATTAAGAAGATCCCAAGCAGAGACTTAAAAGGCAAAATTTCGAGTTTAATTATTATTCCTAAAAAAGACAGATCAGGGCTTCTCTTTGATATCTTAAAAAATTTTAAAGATAATAATATAAACTTGAATAAGATAGAATCAAGACCATCTAGATTAAAATTAGGAAATTATATCTTTCATATTGATATAGAGGGTAATTTTAAAGATAAAAACGTAGAAAAAGCGATTGCTGGGATTAAGAAAGAAGGTGAAGTAGTATTTTTAGGTAGCTACAGCACTATCTATTTTTCTTAAAATACAGTATTCTCTAGTGCATGGCGAAAGATGAGGCAATACTTAGATTTGAAAAGGTGTCGTTTGGATACAGCGAGAATCAACCCCTTCTAGATGAGGTGGATTTTTCTATTCGCCGAGGGACAAAGACGACAATAATGGGGCAAAACGGTGCCGGTAAAAGCACTTTATTCGGGCTTATTACGAGATATATTCTACCGGAAAGCGGGATAATAAATGTCGTGAATGGTGTTTCTATCGCGATTTCGAGGCAAGTGATTCCAAGAGATGAAATAGGTTTGACTGTCCGAGAATTTTTCCAAAAGTGTTTTACACAAAAAGTCTATGATATTGATATAAAAATAGATGATATTTTGGAAGTAGTGAATTTAAAAGGACATGAGAAAGTGCATGATAGGATTGTGCGGACATTTTCTGGAGGTCAGCAGGCACGGCTTTTGCTCGCTTCAGCACTTATACAAAATCCAGATCTGCTTTTACTCGACGAGCCGACAAATAATCTCGATAAAGCGGGGATAGAGCACCTCACGAAGTTTTTGATTGATTATAAAAAGACCTGTATTGTTATTTCTCACGATGCGGAATTCTTGAATAGTTTTACGGACGGAGTTTTGTATCTTGATGTGTTTACAAGGAAGATAGAGCAATATGTCGGAAATTATTTTGATGTGAGAGAGCAGATAGTCGCTCGTCAGGAGAGGGAAAATAGGAAGAACGCCCAGCTTGCAAAAGAGATTCAAGAAAAGAAAGATAAAGCCAACTTTTTTGCAATGAAAGGGGGTCAGATGCGTCTTGTGGCAAAGAAGATGAGAGAAAAAGCTGAAGAGCTTGAGGAAGAAAAAGTTGATACAAGAAAGGAAGACAAAACTATTCGCAATTTTATTATCCCCGCACAGATAGACCTTGCCGGAGAAATAGTTCATATAAAAACATTTAAGACTTTCAAAAGTCATAAAGCAGTTCAAAGAAAAACGGATATAAGTTTGAAAAGAAATCAGCATCTCTTACTTCGCGGTCCAAACGGTATCGGCAAAAGCACCCTCTTGGAGGCGATTGCTAAAAATGAAGCCGTCGGGACGAAAATTGCTCATGGTGTGGTAATCGGCTATTATCGTCAAGATTTTTCGACGCTCAATTTTGAGGATACTGTCTATCAGTCGCTTTCTGCTGTGTCTCTAAAGATCTCCGAAGAAGCTATGAGAAGCGTGGCAGCAGGTTTTCTTATCACAAGCGATGTAATAAATACAAAAATAGGGGATTTATCGGAAGGGCAGAAGGGGCTCGTAGCTTTTGCTAGACTTGTCTTGCAAAAGCCGGGTCTTCTGATCTTAGATGAGCCGACAAATCATATAAATTTCCGCCATATTCCGATTATCGCCGAAGCGCTGAATAAATATGAAGGCGCGATGATTATAGTCAGCCACGTTCCGGATTTCGTGCAAAAAATCAGAATTGACTATACGTTGGATTTGGAGAAGTAAGTTATTGATTAGAAACAATATTTTCCGTTTTTGTAGATTACTCTCTTGCTGTCATCCTTGAGTATTGCTGTAATAATCCTTGGGGTAGTAGTAACGATATCTGTATGGACAGAAGAATTATTAAAGCCAAGCTTACTCCAGGTTTTCTTAGACACAGTGTTTGCTTTTCCATCATAGCAGTCGTGATATGAATTACCCAGAGCTATGTGAGTGTTGCCATTCCTTCCACCAATATTCTCATCATATAAAGTATCTGCCATAAATCTTGTAATGTGAGAGAATCTTCTATCTGTCATAGAAAATTCCCCGATTCTATCTGCACCTTCTGTAGCTATCATTTGTCTTAAGAGCTTTTCATTTCTCCTAGCTGTACTTTTTACAACTACCCCATCTTTAAATTCAAGTCCTATCCCTTCGACAACATTTCCATATATATAAAGAGGCTGATTAAATTTCACCCAGCCATTTGTTCCGCGCCAATCAGGAGAAGTAAATATTTCAAAACTCGGAATATTACGTCCGCTACCATAAGCCCATTGGCGCTTCTTTCCGACAGTAATCCATAGATCCACGTCTTTACCCTCAATATGAAGTCTATCAATAGTCATTCTATTGAGTCTCTTTCTGTATTTCTCCAATTCTTTATATATTTTTTTCCACCTTGCTACGGGATTATCCTCATTTAAGAAGCATGCTTTGATAATTTGATCCCAGTATTCTCTAACTGACATATTAGCTTCCCTTGCCATTGCTTCAGTGCCGTAAGAACCAACTGTCCAGGTAAATTTTCCAGCATTTTCTTTTTTATTTCGCCAATCCATCCATGGCTTAAAGGTCTTATTTCTTTTCAATATCTTTCTCGGATTGATGTTTTGAAGAGAGCGAATGTCTGTTTCACTATTGATGAAAATTGAATGATCAATTTGTTTAATTAAACCCTTAAGATGGTGATATGGAAAGAAACACAGCTGATGATCTTTACAGTGTAAGTAGAAGTCTTCATCAACATTACAGCTACTTTCATTTGAGGGGAGAAAGTTTGAGATAACATGTGCTCCAGATTTCCATATTGCTTTTCTAACTTCAAGATACAATGGTTTATTTGATTCTTCGGCCACTAAATATACAACTTCTCCCTTTTTTACTCCCTTACCACTATTTAAAGCAAAATTTACTAGGACATTAGCATATTTTTCTAGTATCTTTTTGGGTGGAATATATGAACTTTTCATCATTTTCTTAGTATATATTAAAAATATAAAAATAGTAGGTGTCATGTTATAATTTATAAAGTGAATTTTGAGGAACAATATAAAGCACTGAATAAAGAACAGAAAAAGGCGGTAGACACTATAGAGGGACCGCTTCTTGTCGTGGCTGGCCCTGGGTCTGGCAAAACGCAGATTTTGAGTTTGCGTGTCGGGGAAATATTGAAGAATACTCAAGCGAGGGCTTCAAATATTTTGTGCTTGACATTCACCGAATCCGCAAGCGCAAATATGCGAAAACGTCTTGCGACTTTTATAGGTGCCGAGGCTTATCGTGTTGCTATACACACCTTTCATAGTTTTTGTGTGGAGATAATACAAAAATATCCGGAATATTTTTATAGTGGAGCTTTTTTCTCTGCAGCGGATGAACTTACTCAAGTGAAAATATTAGAAGAGATATTTGAGAATCTCCCAAGGAAAAATCCATTAAAATCTGTCCATCCGGAGCAAGGCTTTGTATATTTGAAAGACACTCTCAAAGTGATTAGCTATTTTAAAAAAGCGGGTATTACTCCAGAAGAATTTAATAAAATTTTGGAACACAATGAAAGCCTTTTGCCGGAAGTGAATAAGATTTTGGCGAAAGTCTTTTCCGAAAGAGTAAGTAAAGGAAGTATTGAAAAAGCCAGTTCGGCACTTCTCGATTTTGAGGGTCTTACAAAGAAAAGTGCGGGTGATTTTCCGTCACCGTATTTGAAAGATCTCGTCTCAAGTATTACTGAATCTTTCAGGATAGCGGTGGACAAGGCAAATGAAGATGGTAAGGCTTCGGAGCTTTCAGCATGGAGAGAAAAATGGATAAAGAAAGACAATAAAGATAGGCCGGTGTTTAAAGACACTCAAAATATGGAAAAGCTTCATGCTCTTGCCGATATTTATGAGAAGTATAAAAACACAATGCATGAGAAGGGTTACTATGATTTTGACGATATGATACTCGATGTCTTGGAAACTCTTCTGAAAAACCAATCTCTGCGATATGAAATACAAGAACAGTATCAGTATATTTTGGTGGATGAATTTCAGGATACAAACGATGCGCAGATGAGACTTTTAAGATTTATTACAGACGCGCCAGTGCATGAGGGTAAGCCGAATATTATGGCGGTGGGTGATGACGATCAAGCGGTTTATAAATTTCAGGGAGCAGAACTTTCTAATATTTTAAATTTCAAGAATACATTTAAAGATGTACAAACTGTGACAATGACAGCGAATTATCGTTCCACGCAGGATATTTTGGACATTGCTTCGCATATTATAAAAAAGGGGAGTAAACGTCTCGAGACTATTTTACCGGAAATAGAGAAAAACCTTATTGCCTCAAATGAGAGAATCGGCAAAGGAGAAATAGTAAATAAAGAATTTCCGACTTCCGCACATGAGCTTCATTTTATTTCAAGAGAAATTAAAAAACTTGTTGATAGTGGGCAAAATCCGGAAGAGATAGCTGTGATTGCCAGAAAACATTGGCAACTTGAAGAGGTCGTGCCCTATCTTGCTGGTGTAAATATCTCAATACGATATGAAAGAGAGCAAAATGTCTTGAAGGAGCCACATGTGGTCGAGCTTATAGATATTGCAAGATTTGTCGCTTCAATCGGTAAAAAAGAGAAAGATGAATCGGACGAACTTTTGCCGAAAATACTTTGCTTTCCATTTTGGGGTATAAGTAGAGAAACTGTTTGGAAAATATCTCTTGCTTCAAGACGCGCTCCAGAAGGCAAGACTTGGCTTGAAAATATGCTTGAATATTCCGATGAGAAAGTACAAAATATCGCAAAGTTTTTTATAGATCTTGGGGCAAGGGCCGAAAATGAACCACTTGAAAGGGTTTTGGATGA
The genomic region above belongs to Candidatus Paceibacterota bacterium and contains:
- a CDS encoding aminopeptidase, which codes for MTPTIFIFLIYTKKMMKSSYIPPKKILEKYANVLVNFALNSGKGVKKGEVVYLVAEESNKPLYLEVRKAIWKSGAHVISNFLPSNESSCNVDEDFYLHCKDHQLCFFPYHHLKGLIKQIDHSIFINSETDIRSLQNINPRKILKRNKTFKPWMDWRNKKENAGKFTWTVGSYGTEAMAREANMSVREYWDQIIKACFLNEDNPVARWKKIYKELEKYRKRLNRMTIDRLHIEGKDVDLWITVGKKRQWAYGSGRNIPSFEIFTSPDWRGTNGWVKFNQPLYIYGNVVEGIGLEFKDGVVVKSTARRNEKLLRQMIATEGADRIGEFSMTDRRFSHITRFMADTLYDENIGGRNGNTHIALGNSYHDCYDGKANTVSKKTWSKLGFNNSSVHTDIVTTTPRIITAILKDDSKRVIYKNGKYCF
- a CDS encoding sigma-70 family RNA polymerase sigma factor, with protein sequence MKKKTQKIKKTSKTKSAKKKAKRVVKKPIKVAKVTAKRKELDMRGERLLAKGRERGFITYDEILKEFPKIESDVMFLDELYNKLTVGGIDVLEGGGMLGFNEDQVKKYTYGGKSADASYDSIQIYLKEIGQYPLINASMEKDLARKIQNGDIEAKNLLAKANLRLVVSIAKKYVGRSADLTLLDLIQEGNLGLFKAVDKFDWTKGYKFSTYATWWIRQAITRALADQSRTIRVPVHMVETIAKYKQVYRRLSQDLGREPMPDEIATEMGLEVEKVYMIEKIDQDTVSLEAPVGDDSDDGKSTLGDFVADDKILSPDQESSRRILADQVKEILGDLSLKERKILEMRHGLNDGITHTLEEVGKEFGVTRERIRQIEAKAHEKIRQHEKINRLQSY
- the pheA gene encoding prephenate dehydratase, giving the protein MKIEITKKTGYLGPEGSNSEVAATSLVQSGKIIPIDTITNIIKKVKDGDLDSGVVPIENSIQGSVVETVDGLYKNKLFIQQELIIPIRHCVASLTSKIIPDKIEMVISHPQALGQCSEYIDKYFPNAKRITTTSTAEAFKKIAEEGLLNAVAIGTKVAADKYKLKILAENIQDEENNETKFVLIKKIPSRDLKGKISSLIIIPKKDRSGLLFDILKNFKDNNINLNKIESRPSRLKLGNYIFHIDIEGNFKDKNVEKAIAGIKKEGEVVFLGSYSTIYFS
- a CDS encoding chorismate mutase → MNLLELRKEIDRIDGELLSVLVERMKLIPKVAEYKKENNLPRYQPEREKEIIKVRKELAEELNLNPDLVEKIYKEIIEDAHRIEKEIMGE
- a CDS encoding ATP-binding cassette domain-containing protein, yielding MAKDEAILRFEKVSFGYSENQPLLDEVDFSIRRGTKTTIMGQNGAGKSTLFGLITRYILPESGIINVVNGVSIAISRQVIPRDEIGLTVREFFQKCFTQKVYDIDIKIDDILEVVNLKGHEKVHDRIVRTFSGGQQARLLLASALIQNPDLLLLDEPTNNLDKAGIEHLTKFLIDYKKTCIVISHDAEFLNSFTDGVLYLDVFTRKIEQYVGNYFDVREQIVARQERENRKNAQLAKEIQEKKDKANFFAMKGGQMRLVAKKMREKAEELEEEKVDTRKEDKTIRNFIIPAQIDLAGEIVHIKTFKTFKSHKAVQRKTDISLKRNQHLLLRGPNGIGKSTLLEAIAKNEAVGTKIAHGVVIGYYRQDFSTLNFEDTVYQSLSAVSLKISEEAMRSVAAGFLITSDVINTKIGDLSEGQKGLVAFARLVLQKPGLLILDEPTNHINFRHIPIIAEALNKYEGAMIIVSHVPDFVQKIRIDYTLDLEK
- a CDS encoding ATP-dependent DNA helicase; protein product: MNFEEQYKALNKEQKKAVDTIEGPLLVVAGPGSGKTQILSLRVGEILKNTQARASNILCLTFTESASANMRKRLATFIGAEAYRVAIHTFHSFCVEIIQKYPEYFYSGAFFSAADELTQVKILEEIFENLPRKNPLKSVHPEQGFVYLKDTLKVISYFKKAGITPEEFNKILEHNESLLPEVNKILAKVFSERVSKGSIEKASSALLDFEGLTKKSAGDFPSPYLKDLVSSITESFRIAVDKANEDGKASELSAWREKWIKKDNKDRPVFKDTQNMEKLHALADIYEKYKNTMHEKGYYDFDDMILDVLETLLKNQSLRYEIQEQYQYILVDEFQDTNDAQMRLLRFITDAPVHEGKPNIMAVGDDDQAVYKFQGAELSNILNFKNTFKDVQTVTMTANYRSTQDILDIASHIIKKGSKRLETILPEIEKNLIASNERIGKGEIVNKEFPTSAHELHFISREIKKLVDSGQNPEEIAVIARKHWQLEEVVPYLAGVNISIRYEREQNVLKEPHVVELIDIARFVASIGKKEKDESDELLPKILCFPFWGISRETVWKISLASRRAPEGKTWLENMLEYSDEKVQNIAKFFIDLGARAENEPLERVLDEVIGARVSTAKDNEDDSDDEVEGIKYKYEGTEKFSSPFRDFYFSKDKFEHARAEYISFLSSLRTFISALREYKSGEILAIKDLVEFVELHEKNKISVNDQGPFSKLGKAVNLLTAHRAKGLEFETVFVLSCQDDIWAGRGMPKKIVLPANMPIEPAGDTEDDQLRLFYVAITRAKQHLYLTSYLLGEKGKSAQKLRFLMPGEDNKELENKALKKAYFADNSSEKSEEPEASEVLTASWLSYHTAPFLGSEKKLLQSLLEDYKLSVTHLNNFLNVEKGGPQYFLENNLLRFPQAKTLSNSFGTAMHSTLEKAVIELKNVGKLPSIEKVCKWLSEFLKKERLPLADFKELLERGEEALNAFWKERSKDFNTKDVIEFNFKDQGVVVSGASLSGKIDRIVNLGGGELEVHDYKTGKAPKNEWVGKEPYEKVKLHEYERQLVFYRLLVENSREFSDRGVKVKMGVLDFVEPREKDGKIVSLSIDITDEKRDRLEKLIQKVYEKIMDLDFPDISKYAKDLKGIEQFEEDLLEGKI
- a CDS encoding CxxC-x17-CxxC domain-containing protein — its product is MGKFNRDGGSGFGGNRGGGSSFGGGRRDGGFRGGERREVVMHDAVCDECHQACQIPFRPSGDKPVYCKDCFMKKGGGPSRPSRDNGPRRDFGRPQSAPSFGGNRSDDGVKKQLEAMNVKLDSLIRSIDGFVKPTKVEEKKTIEKVADRKIKVKTVAKKKTIKK